One region of Thiomonas intermedia genomic DNA includes:
- a CDS encoding SDR family oxidoreductase, with protein sequence MNDNSGRGRARLLIVGCGDIGMRVAALARTRYRLLALTSSPQRLERLRAAGIVPIVGNLDQPETLWRLAQLAPQRVLMLAPPGETSGARDLRSRHLISRLKQSGILSGSGKKTLRVVYASTTGVYGDCGGDSVPETRPCRPQTERAQRRCDAERLWRSAGSARGWRVGVLRIPGIYDAQSRSPRGRIERGLPVLKPDEDVYTNHLHADDLARLCLLALDRSKPGRVYNVCDDSTLHMGDYFDLAADLYGMPRPPRVARAEAQQAGLSPMMLSFMRESRRLDNTRMKAEFGARLRYPDVSQGLRANPDDAST encoded by the coding sequence GTGAACGATAACTCTGGACGCGGCCGTGCCCGGCTGCTCATCGTGGGTTGTGGCGACATCGGCATGCGGGTGGCCGCCCTGGCGCGCACCCGCTACCGGCTGCTGGCGCTGACCTCGTCACCCCAGCGGCTGGAGCGTTTGCGCGCCGCAGGCATTGTGCCCATCGTCGGCAATCTCGATCAGCCCGAGACCCTCTGGCGTCTCGCGCAGCTCGCTCCCCAGCGGGTCTTGATGCTGGCCCCGCCAGGCGAAACGTCCGGGGCACGCGATCTGCGCAGCCGCCACTTGATTTCCAGACTGAAACAGTCGGGCATCTTATCTGGCTCCGGGAAAAAAACCTTGCGCGTGGTCTATGCCAGCACCACCGGCGTGTATGGGGATTGCGGGGGCGATTCGGTGCCTGAAACCCGTCCGTGCAGGCCGCAGACCGAGCGCGCGCAGCGCCGGTGCGATGCCGAACGTCTCTGGCGCAGCGCGGGCTCTGCGCGGGGCTGGCGCGTGGGCGTGCTGCGTATTCCCGGCATTTATGACGCGCAGTCCCGATCTCCCAGGGGGCGGATCGAGCGGGGTCTGCCCGTTCTGAAACCCGACGAGGACGTCTACACCAATCACCTTCACGCCGATGACCTCGCCCGCCTATGCCTTCTCGCGCTTGACCGCTCCAAGCCGGGCCGGGTCTACAACGTGTGCGACGACAGCACGCTGCACATGGGCGATTACTTCGATCTGGCGGCTGATCTGTATGGCATGCCCCGACCCCCGCGCGTGGCCCGCGCGGAGGCCCAGCAGGCGGGACTGAGCCCGATGATGCTCAGCTTCATGCGCGAGTCGAGACGGCTCGACAACACGCGCATGAAGGCCGAGTTCGGAGCGCGGCTGCGGTATCCCGACGTGAGCCAGGGACTGCGTGCGAACCCGGACGACGCATCGACCTGA